One genomic segment of Amycolatopsis sp. WQ 127309 includes these proteins:
- a CDS encoding carboxymuconolactone decarboxylase family protein, whose protein sequence is MIAGLVRFAVRKSLRDTRHVGVVPRRRARGLVAAVYRQVEQDFGMLAPPTALHSAAPESMAAAWLILRETLLVPGPAGRAAKEAVATGVSAANSCPYCVDVHGMTLAAIPDGPGESGGAERAALEAWARASATTAPAPPFPAAHAPELIGVAVAFQYYNRMVNVYLRDSPFPAHVPESAKPQARRVLGGVLRPPATSGPRPGASLELLPAAPAPADLGWARGNPVIADAFARAYAVAEAAGARSVPAGVRALVRERLAAWDGQAPGLSRSWLDEAVAGLAEADRPAGRLALATALASYQVDEGLVEAFRTTAPGDDTLIELTAWAGMAAARRVSSLLAGAVADHA, encoded by the coding sequence GTGATCGCCGGGCTGGTCCGCTTCGCCGTCCGCAAGTCCCTGCGCGACACCCGGCACGTCGGCGTGGTGCCCCGGCGCCGGGCCCGCGGCCTGGTGGCCGCGGTCTACCGGCAGGTGGAGCAGGACTTCGGGATGCTCGCGCCGCCGACGGCGCTGCACTCCGCGGCGCCGGAGTCGATGGCCGCGGCGTGGCTGATCCTGCGGGAGACGCTGCTGGTGCCCGGCCCGGCCGGCCGCGCGGCCAAGGAGGCGGTGGCCACCGGGGTGTCGGCGGCCAACAGCTGCCCGTACTGCGTGGACGTGCACGGCATGACGCTCGCCGCGATCCCGGACGGCCCCGGCGAGTCCGGCGGCGCCGAACGGGCGGCACTCGAAGCGTGGGCGCGCGCGTCCGCGACGACGGCGCCCGCGCCGCCGTTCCCGGCCGCGCACGCGCCCGAGCTGATCGGCGTCGCCGTGGCGTTCCAGTACTACAACCGCATGGTGAACGTGTACCTCCGGGATTCGCCGTTCCCCGCGCACGTCCCCGAGTCCGCCAAGCCGCAGGCGCGGCGGGTGCTCGGCGGCGTGCTGCGGCCCCCGGCGACGTCGGGACCGCGGCCGGGAGCGTCACTGGAGCTGCTCCCGGCCGCTCCGGCGCCGGCGGACCTGGGCTGGGCGCGCGGGAACCCGGTGATCGCCGACGCGTTCGCCCGCGCCTACGCCGTGGCCGAAGCGGCGGGTGCCCGTTCGGTGCCCGCCGGCGTCCGCGCGCTGGTGCGGGAGCGGCTGGCCGCCTGGGACGGGCAGGCGCCGGGGCTCAGCCGGTCCTGGCTCGACGAGGCGGTCGCCGGGCTCGCCGAGGCCGACCGGCCGGCCGGCCGGCTGGCGCTGGCCACGGCGCTGGCGTCCTACCAGGTCGACGAGGGGCTCGTCGAGGCGTTCCGCACCACCGCGCCCGGCGACGACACCCTGATCGAGCTGACCGCGTGGGCCGGGATGGCCGCGGCCCGCCGGGTCAGCAGCCTGCTCGCCGGGGCCGTCGCCGACCACGCGTGA
- a CDS encoding DUF6222 family protein gives MTANNTGRTDAAAATSRYVEPVEAPVDLTVRPMPRLGRGIVWSDVVAEMERDLEERLGEAA, from the coding sequence ATGACTGCCAACAACACGGGTCGCACGGACGCCGCCGCGGCCACCTCGCGGTACGTCGAGCCGGTGGAAGCGCCGGTCGACCTGACCGTGCGGCCGATGCCGCGGCTCGGCCGGGGCATCGTCTGGTCGGACGTCGTCGCCGAGATGGAGCGTGACCTCGAGGAGCGGCTGGGCGAGGCCGCGTAA
- a CDS encoding flavin reductase family protein — MGHPGAGPAERTPLQRVPTSAARRGLSPQPALRQVMAQFATGVTVLTAGGADPHGMTANAFSSVSLDPPLVLCCVAKAARMHSSIVAAGSFAVNILASDQQAVSKYFADWKRPDGLAQFDAVSWTPGGKTGAPLFTGALAWLECELAQVIEGGDHSVFLGRVVATGRGAGEDALIFYSGGYHDVDGRVA; from the coding sequence ATGGGCCACCCAGGAGCAGGCCCCGCCGAGCGGACACCGCTGCAGCGGGTGCCGACGTCGGCGGCGCGCCGCGGGCTCAGCCCGCAACCGGCACTGCGCCAGGTGATGGCGCAGTTCGCGACGGGCGTCACGGTGCTCACGGCCGGCGGCGCGGACCCGCACGGGATGACCGCGAACGCTTTCTCGTCGGTGTCGCTGGATCCGCCGCTCGTGCTGTGCTGCGTCGCCAAGGCGGCACGCATGCACAGTTCCATCGTCGCCGCGGGCTCGTTCGCGGTGAACATCCTGGCCTCGGACCAGCAGGCCGTGTCGAAGTACTTCGCCGACTGGAAGCGGCCCGACGGGCTGGCCCAGTTCGACGCGGTCAGCTGGACGCCGGGCGGCAAGACCGGGGCACCGCTGTTCACGGGCGCCCTGGCCTGGCTGGAGTGCGAGCTGGCGCAGGTCATCGAGGGCGGTGACCATTCGGTCTTCCTCGGCCGCGTGGTCGCCACCGGCCGGGGGGCCGGCGAGGACGCCCTCATTTTCTACAGCGGCGGCTACCACGACGTGGACGGCCGGGTCGCGTGA
- a CDS encoding thioesterase family protein, with the protein MTGYYELRHTVGFEETNMVGNVYYVNYVRWQGRCREMFLVERAPAVLADIRGDLKLYTLKVECEFFAEITGFDELSIRMRLEELTQTQLQFTFDYVHLHPDGERLVARGRQRIACMRGPNSATVPVRVPEALLEALAPYTTATARNGKGV; encoded by the coding sequence ATGACCGGCTACTACGAGCTCCGCCACACGGTCGGCTTCGAAGAGACCAACATGGTGGGCAACGTCTACTACGTCAACTACGTCCGGTGGCAGGGCCGGTGCCGCGAGATGTTCCTCGTCGAGCGGGCTCCGGCGGTACTGGCGGACATCCGCGGCGACCTGAAGCTCTACACCCTCAAGGTGGAGTGCGAGTTCTTCGCGGAGATCACCGGCTTCGACGAGCTGTCCATCCGGATGCGCCTCGAGGAGCTGACCCAGACGCAGCTGCAGTTCACCTTCGACTACGTCCACCTGCACCCGGACGGCGAGCGGTTGGTGGCGCGCGGACGTCAGCGGATCGCCTGCATGCGGGGACCGAACTCGGCGACCGTGCCGGTCCGGGTGCCCGAGGCGCTGCTGGAGGCGTTGGCGCCCTACACGACGGCTACGGCGCGCAACGGCAAGGGAGTCTAA
- a CDS encoding type I polyketide synthase translates to MSGERISIVGIGLRYPDAGSPEELWENVLAGRRAFRRLPDERMNRADYYSPDPKAPDRFYAQKAAVLRDYEFDRVAHKVAGSTFRATDTTHWLALDVAAQALADAGFPEGEGTSKPATGVVIGNSLTGEFSRANVMRLRWPYVRRTVAAALAGRGWGDDETGDFLRELEIQYKAPFPEINEDTLAGGLANTIAGRVCNHFDFGGGGYTVDGACSSSLLSVVSAANALTQGDLDVAVAGGVDLSIDPFEVIGFAKTGALAKRDMKVYDADSNGFWPGEGSGMLVLMRESDAIEQGKRIYASVTGWGVSSDGKGGITRPEAAGHRLALKRAYTRAGYGVETVSYFEGHGTGTALGDATEIEALSTARRDADPLAKPAALSTIKGNIGHTKAAAGVAGLIKATLAVYHQVIPPGTGHFDPHESLTGDAARMYVPSEAELWPAEHPVRAGVSAMGFGGINSHVTVAEGPHAPRRDELDERSRALVAGRQDAELLLLDADDVATLRGRLAALLESVPKLSFAELTDLAGSLAAELSGKPVRAAVVAANPEQAERKLTRLLELLEEGDSVFESTDGIFASSRPTAPRIGFLFPGQGSGRGGDSAVRRRFDVARELYDAAALPTDGDQASTEVAQPRIVTGSLAGLRVLRAFGVEASSATGHSLGELTALHWAGAVGEREVAELARIRGRVMATEVGPGTGAMAGIAASPSRTEELGLGTDVVIAGYNAPQQTVISGPIAAVDRVVALAKAQGVGATRIKVSHAFHSPAVEPAATAMIERLGEFSFERLQRPVISTVTGDVLHAAENLPELLCEQIVQPVRFREAAAKVAERSDLVIEVGPGRVLTGLFEDIAPRTPVLAFDTDSTSLGAVLRVLGAAFALGAPVTPERLFAGRVVRELPADGVYRFLASPCEAAPAIDAELAAEQAAAGARPAEAEAADTESTTLDLLRRLAAERVELPLETVTADTHPLDDLHLSSITVGQLVNDVTRALGRPALEGMPNFATVCLGDLAEMIDELAQTAKPADAAGKGEAPGIGPWVRPFAVEYLPAALPAADLPSGTVSAQWQVFSTPGNPLAEPLRTALARSGAGEGVLLCLPTDCDAGHVGLFLEAGRALMAAPNGTRFVVVHHGYGASGLAKTLRLEDPSAKTTIVDLADPTPAEPAAIDRAVTTVVAEVAATTDFVEARYGSDGGRTVPRLVGLPAAASGPIPETLDSTDVMLVTGGGKGITAESALALAKDSGAKLALLGRSDPETDPELLENLDRMEAAGIRYVYERADVTDAAQIAGVVARVEAELGPVTAVMHGAGRNEPAALFSLTEDAFRKTIAPKIDGLNAVLDAVDQDRIKLLVTFGSIIGRAGLRGEAHYSTANDWMTEATLRFGREHPRARAIALEWSVWSGTGMGEKLGVVSALMRDGITPIPLDEGITILRQLLSDPATPPVLVICGRMNGLPTLPIQRRELPLTRFIDRTVVHYPGVELITEAELSAGSDPYLTDHLLDGQLLFPAVLGMEAMTQVASATVGRGGTPVLEGVEFLRPIIVSPGKSTTIRLAALARDADTVDVVIRSDETGFSADHFRARLNFARPESLGETTLRDVALPSVPVDPIRELYGSVLFQGKRFQRVLGYRRASARHAVAEISTSANVAWFAPFLPQDKLLADPGTRDAMMHAIQCCIPDATLLPQSIEKLYLAAPGEQHDEYVLLDARERSQDGDSYVYDLDVRNPDGTLVERWEGLMLRAVRKRDGAGPWVPSMLGAYLERACERLLGGRRSVVLEPDPADRVCEGIAERRVQTALAASRSLDRPVEVRYRPDGKPEIDGAEVTASHTAQLTLAVTGSGQLTCDIESAIERTDEDWTGLLGEELVAVGRLLAADTGEPVAVANTRVWSALECVRKTGGMTQALTVRRVEADGWALLACGDALIATWSTTVDDRPAPVVFAVLHAEGNRE, encoded by the coding sequence ATGAGCGGTGAGCGGATTTCGATCGTGGGTATCGGTCTCCGGTACCCGGACGCGGGTTCACCGGAGGAGCTCTGGGAGAACGTACTGGCCGGTCGCCGGGCGTTCCGCAGGCTGCCCGACGAACGGATGAATCGGGCAGACTACTATTCGCCGGACCCCAAGGCACCGGACCGGTTTTACGCACAGAAGGCCGCGGTGCTGCGGGACTACGAGTTCGACCGGGTCGCCCACAAGGTCGCCGGGAGCACGTTCCGGGCCACCGACACGACCCACTGGCTCGCCCTCGACGTCGCCGCGCAAGCGCTGGCCGACGCCGGGTTCCCCGAAGGCGAAGGCACGTCGAAGCCCGCCACCGGCGTGGTCATCGGCAACAGCCTCACGGGTGAGTTCTCCCGCGCCAACGTGATGCGCCTGCGCTGGCCCTACGTCCGGCGCACCGTCGCCGCGGCGCTGGCCGGGCGCGGCTGGGGCGACGACGAGACCGGCGACTTCCTGCGCGAGCTGGAAATCCAGTACAAGGCGCCGTTCCCGGAGATCAACGAGGACACCCTGGCCGGCGGCCTGGCGAACACCATCGCCGGGCGGGTCTGCAACCACTTCGACTTCGGCGGCGGCGGGTACACCGTCGACGGCGCCTGTTCCTCCTCGCTGCTTTCGGTGGTGAGCGCGGCCAACGCCCTGACGCAGGGCGACCTGGACGTCGCCGTCGCCGGCGGCGTCGACCTCTCCATCGACCCGTTCGAGGTGATCGGGTTCGCGAAGACCGGCGCGCTGGCCAAGCGCGACATGAAGGTCTACGACGCCGACTCCAACGGCTTCTGGCCCGGCGAGGGCTCGGGCATGCTCGTGCTGATGCGTGAAAGCGACGCGATCGAGCAGGGCAAGCGGATCTACGCCTCGGTCACCGGGTGGGGCGTGTCCTCCGACGGCAAGGGCGGCATCACGCGGCCCGAGGCCGCCGGGCACCGGCTGGCGCTGAAGCGCGCGTACACCCGCGCCGGCTACGGCGTCGAGACCGTGTCCTACTTCGAAGGCCACGGCACCGGCACCGCGCTCGGCGACGCCACCGAGATCGAGGCGCTCTCGACCGCCCGCCGGGACGCCGACCCGCTGGCCAAGCCGGCGGCGCTGTCCACGATCAAGGGCAACATCGGGCACACCAAGGCCGCGGCCGGTGTGGCCGGGCTGATCAAGGCCACCCTGGCCGTCTACCACCAGGTCATCCCGCCCGGCACCGGGCACTTCGACCCGCACGAGTCGCTGACCGGCGACGCGGCCCGGATGTACGTGCCGAGCGAGGCCGAGCTGTGGCCCGCGGAGCACCCGGTGCGCGCCGGCGTGTCCGCGATGGGCTTCGGCGGGATCAACTCGCACGTCACCGTGGCCGAGGGGCCGCACGCGCCCCGCCGCGACGAGCTCGACGAGCGCTCCCGCGCCCTGGTCGCCGGCCGGCAGGACGCCGAGCTGCTGCTGCTCGACGCCGACGACGTCGCCACCCTGCGCGGACGCCTCGCGGCGCTCCTCGAATCGGTGCCGAAGCTGTCGTTCGCCGAGCTGACCGACCTCGCCGGCAGCCTCGCCGCCGAGCTGTCGGGCAAGCCGGTCCGGGCCGCGGTCGTCGCCGCGAACCCCGAGCAGGCCGAGCGCAAGCTCACCCGGCTGCTCGAACTGCTCGAAGAGGGCGACTCGGTGTTCGAGAGCACCGACGGCATCTTCGCGAGCTCGCGGCCCACCGCGCCGCGGATCGGGTTCCTCTTCCCCGGCCAGGGATCCGGGCGCGGCGGGGACAGCGCGGTCCGCCGCCGGTTCGACGTCGCCCGCGAGCTCTACGACGCGGCCGCGTTGCCGACCGACGGCGACCAGGCCTCCACCGAGGTGGCCCAGCCGCGGATCGTCACCGGCTCCCTCGCCGGGCTGCGGGTGCTTCGCGCCTTCGGCGTCGAAGCGAGCTCCGCCACCGGGCACAGCCTCGGCGAACTGACCGCCCTGCACTGGGCCGGCGCGGTCGGCGAGCGCGAGGTGGCCGAGCTGGCCAGGATCCGCGGCCGGGTGATGGCGACCGAGGTCGGCCCCGGCACGGGCGCGATGGCCGGTATCGCCGCGTCGCCGTCCCGGACCGAGGAGCTCGGGCTCGGCACCGACGTCGTCATCGCGGGCTACAACGCGCCGCAGCAGACGGTGATCTCGGGACCGATCGCGGCCGTCGACCGGGTGGTCGCACTGGCCAAGGCCCAGGGCGTCGGCGCGACCCGGATCAAGGTGTCGCACGCGTTCCACTCCCCGGCCGTCGAACCCGCCGCCACCGCGATGATCGAGCGGCTCGGCGAGTTCAGCTTCGAGCGGCTCCAGCGGCCGGTGATCTCCACGGTGACCGGCGACGTCCTGCACGCCGCCGAGAACCTGCCGGAGCTGCTGTGCGAGCAGATCGTGCAGCCGGTCCGGTTCCGGGAGGCCGCCGCGAAGGTCGCCGAACGCAGCGACCTGGTGATCGAGGTCGGTCCCGGCCGGGTGCTCACCGGGCTCTTCGAGGACATCGCACCGCGGACGCCGGTACTGGCGTTCGACACCGACAGCACCTCCCTCGGCGCCGTCCTGCGGGTGCTGGGCGCGGCGTTCGCGCTGGGCGCCCCGGTCACCCCGGAGCGGCTGTTCGCCGGCCGCGTGGTCCGGGAACTGCCCGCCGACGGGGTCTACCGGTTCCTGGCCAGCCCCTGCGAGGCGGCTCCGGCGATCGACGCCGAGCTCGCCGCGGAGCAGGCTGCCGCCGGTGCCCGGCCCGCCGAGGCGGAAGCCGCCGACACCGAGAGCACCACGCTCGACCTGCTGCGCAGGCTCGCCGCCGAGCGCGTCGAGCTGCCGCTGGAGACGGTCACGGCCGACACCCACCCGCTCGACGACCTGCACCTTTCGTCGATCACCGTGGGCCAGCTGGTCAACGACGTCACCCGGGCCCTCGGCCGGCCCGCGCTCGAGGGCATGCCGAACTTCGCCACCGTCTGTCTCGGCGATCTCGCCGAGATGATCGACGAGCTGGCGCAGACGGCGAAGCCGGCGGACGCGGCGGGCAAGGGCGAAGCACCGGGCATCGGGCCGTGGGTCCGGCCGTTCGCGGTCGAGTACCTGCCCGCGGCCCTCCCGGCCGCGGACCTGCCCTCGGGCACCGTGTCCGCGCAGTGGCAGGTCTTCTCGACCCCGGGCAACCCGCTCGCCGAGCCGCTGCGGACGGCGCTCGCCCGCAGCGGTGCGGGTGAGGGCGTGCTGCTCTGCCTGCCCACCGACTGCGACGCCGGGCACGTCGGGCTGTTCCTCGAAGCCGGCCGGGCCCTGATGGCCGCGCCCAACGGCACGCGGTTCGTCGTGGTGCACCACGGCTACGGCGCCTCCGGCCTGGCGAAGACGCTGCGCCTGGAGGACCCGTCGGCGAAGACCACGATCGTCGACCTGGCCGACCCGACCCCGGCGGAGCCGGCGGCGATCGACCGGGCGGTGACGACGGTGGTCGCCGAAGTGGCGGCGACGACGGACTTCGTCGAAGCCCGCTACGGCTCCGACGGCGGCCGCACGGTCCCGCGGCTGGTCGGCTTGCCGGCGGCGGCCTCCGGTCCCATCCCGGAGACCCTCGACAGCACCGACGTCATGCTGGTCACCGGCGGCGGCAAGGGCATCACGGCGGAGAGCGCGCTGGCACTGGCGAAGGACTCCGGCGCGAAGCTCGCGCTCCTCGGGCGCAGCGACCCGGAAACGGACCCCGAGCTGCTGGAGAACCTCGACCGCATGGAGGCGGCGGGCATCCGCTACGTCTACGAGCGGGCCGACGTCACCGACGCCGCGCAGATCGCCGGCGTGGTCGCCCGCGTGGAGGCCGAGCTGGGCCCGGTCACCGCGGTCATGCACGGCGCGGGCCGCAACGAGCCGGCCGCGTTGTTCAGCCTGACCGAGGACGCCTTCCGCAAGACCATCGCGCCGAAGATCGACGGTCTCAACGCCGTGCTCGACGCGGTCGACCAGGACCGCATCAAGCTGCTGGTGACCTTCGGCAGCATCATCGGCCGCGCCGGCCTCCGCGGTGAGGCGCACTACTCCACGGCCAACGACTGGATGACCGAGGCGACCCTGCGCTTCGGCCGGGAACACCCCCGGGCGCGGGCGATCGCGCTGGAGTGGTCGGTCTGGTCCGGCACCGGCATGGGCGAGAAGCTCGGCGTGGTCAGCGCCCTGATGCGCGACGGCATCACGCCGATCCCGCTCGACGAGGGCATCACCATCCTGCGCCAGCTGCTTTCGGACCCGGCCACGCCGCCGGTGCTCGTCATCTGCGGCCGCATGAACGGGCTGCCGACCCTGCCGATCCAGCGGCGCGAGCTGCCGCTGACCCGGTTCATCGACCGGACGGTCGTGCACTACCCCGGGGTCGAGCTGATCACCGAGGCCGAGCTGTCCGCGGGCAGCGACCCGTACCTGACCGACCACCTGCTCGACGGTCAGCTGCTCTTCCCGGCCGTGCTCGGCATGGAGGCGATGACCCAGGTCGCGTCGGCCACCGTCGGTCGCGGCGGTACCCCGGTGCTGGAGGGCGTCGAGTTCCTGCGCCCGATCATCGTCTCGCCGGGCAAGTCGACCACCATCCGGCTGGCCGCGCTCGCCCGGGACGCCGACACCGTGGACGTCGTGATCCGCAGCGACGAGACGGGCTTCAGCGCCGATCACTTCCGGGCCCGGCTCAACTTCGCCCGGCCGGAGTCGCTCGGCGAGACCACCCTGCGGGACGTCGCGCTGCCGTCGGTCCCGGTCGACCCGATCCGCGAGCTGTACGGCTCGGTCCTGTTCCAGGGCAAGCGCTTCCAGCGCGTGCTCGGGTACCGCCGGGCCAGCGCGCGGCACGCGGTCGCCGAGATCTCGACGTCGGCGAACGTGGCGTGGTTCGCGCCGTTCCTGCCGCAGGACAAGCTGCTGGCCGACCCGGGCACCCGGGACGCGATGATGCACGCGATCCAGTGCTGCATCCCGGACGCGACGCTGCTGCCGCAGAGCATCGAGAAGCTCTACCTGGCCGCACCGGGCGAGCAGCACGACGAGTACGTCCTGCTCGACGCGCGCGAACGGTCCCAGGACGGCGACAGCTACGTCTACGACCTGGACGTCCGCAACCCGGACGGCACGCTCGTCGAACGCTGGGAAGGGCTGATGCTCCGCGCGGTGCGCAAGCGCGACGGGGCGGGACCGTGGGTGCCGTCGATGCTCGGGGCCTACCTCGAGCGGGCGTGCGAGCGGCTGCTCGGCGGCCGGCGATCGGTGGTGCTGGAGCCGGACCCGGCGGACCGCGTGTGCGAAGGCATCGCGGAGCGGCGCGTCCAGACGGCGCTGGCGGCGAGCCGCAGCCTCGACCGGCCGGTCGAGGTGCGCTACCGGCCCGACGGCAAGCCGGAGATCGACGGGGCCGAGGTGACTGCGTCGCACACCGCGCAGCTGACGCTGGCGGTCACCGGCTCCGGGCAGCTCACGTGTGACATCGAGAGTGCGATCGAGCGGACCGACGAAGACTGGACCGGACTGCTGGGCGAAGAGCTCGTCGCCGTCGGCCGGCTGCTGGCCGCGGACACCGGCGAACCGGTCGCGGTGGCCAACACCCGGGTCTGGAGCGCGCTGGAGTGCGTGCGCAAGACCGGCGGGATGACCCAGGCCCTCACGGTCCGCCGGGTCGAGGCCGACGGGTGGGCGCTGCTCGCCTGCGGCGACGCCCTGATCGCGACCTGGTCGACCACGGTCGACGACCGGCCGGCCCCCGTGGTCTTCGCCGTCCTCCACGCAGAGGGGAACCGAGAATGA
- a CDS encoding TIGR03084 family metal-binding protein, translated as MTDTTAVLADLTAEAAEVDALVAGLTETGWETPSPAPGWRVREQIAHLTFILRIAGFASAQPEAFVAMTKSLTGGLDAAVEAALKEFETDPGEVLLAKWRGERDTAIKALAAVPGDQLVPWLVNPLPPYVLACAGMMELFGHGQDIADALGVTPVRTDRLRHLVGFAVRVWDFGYQARNLTPPETEFRFEITGPSGALWTFGPEDSPERITGSAEDFCLLVTRRRHRDDLDVRAEGALADGWLDIAQAYRGPAGEGRTPGQFGR; from the coding sequence GTGACTGACACGACGGCTGTGCTCGCCGACCTGACCGCCGAGGCCGCCGAGGTCGACGCGCTCGTGGCCGGCCTCACCGAGACCGGGTGGGAGACCCCGTCGCCCGCGCCGGGCTGGCGGGTCCGGGAGCAGATCGCCCACCTCACCTTCATCCTGCGCATCGCCGGCTTCGCCTCGGCGCAGCCGGAAGCGTTCGTCGCGATGACGAAGTCGCTCACCGGCGGCCTCGACGCGGCGGTCGAGGCCGCGCTGAAGGAGTTCGAAACCGACCCGGGCGAAGTGCTGCTGGCCAAGTGGCGCGGCGAGCGGGACACCGCGATCAAGGCACTCGCCGCGGTGCCGGGCGACCAGCTCGTGCCGTGGCTGGTGAACCCGCTGCCGCCGTACGTCCTCGCGTGCGCCGGGATGATGGAGCTGTTCGGGCACGGGCAGGACATCGCCGACGCGCTCGGCGTGACGCCGGTGCGCACCGACCGGCTGCGGCACCTGGTCGGGTTCGCCGTCCGCGTCTGGGACTTCGGTTACCAGGCCCGGAACCTGACACCGCCGGAGACCGAGTTCCGGTTCGAGATCACCGGGCCCTCGGGCGCGCTGTGGACGTTCGGGCCGGAAGACTCGCCGGAGCGGATCACCGGTTCGGCCGAGGACTTCTGCTTGCTGGTCACCCGCCGGCGGCACCGCGACGACCTCGACGTGCGCGCCGAGGGAGCGCTGGCCGACGGCTGGCTCGACATCGCGCAGGCGTACCGCGGGCCGGCCGGCGAAGGCCGGACGCCAGGCCAGTTCGGCCGCTGA
- a CDS encoding GMC family oxidoreductase N-terminal domain-containing protein, whose protein sequence is MSAIEKTDVVIVGSGFGGSIPAYHLAAGGAKVVVLERGPWLAADEFEHDYMLGSSYTRVFDFVAGDGMSVLGGNCVGGGSVVYFAAMPRAPKFVFDRQGSIGRRMWPAEISRDSLEPWYDRVDESIPVSRQDWNDVSYAGGLWAAACNHSGRTANPAPVAVDNARCTNCNFQMAGCRFDAKRSMLTNYLPAALAHGAQIRPLHEVERLERTEDGGYRVHYDLIDEEDYRIHNGSGVIEAKVVIIAAGAGATPVILQRSEASLGRMPHGVGRYFSGNGERLNTAIIDEDRVREVLGLSREDGAVYAANHIGKGPTVANWDKLDGSLPEYERYSLEQLYFPPGLGTILAQAPGGEEPRWFGAEKKEILKQWSNWLTIFLMTEDDNEGVFGTPPPTGNAYRISQQMLGRGPLRYDPTPNTLRGWALADADCKAIIEKDGLAKVAPWTNDVVGAYTVHPLSSCRIGDDAATSALHPNHELRDHAGIFVTDSASVPGALTVNPAMTIAALAERSVPGIVRALNERGVAVTYGAPAPDGSITGRRAVSKLDLVAGS, encoded by the coding sequence ATGAGCGCGATCGAGAAGACCGACGTCGTCATCGTCGGCAGCGGCTTCGGCGGGTCGATCCCGGCCTACCACCTCGCCGCGGGCGGAGCCAAGGTCGTGGTGCTCGAGCGCGGGCCGTGGCTGGCCGCGGACGAGTTCGAGCACGACTACATGCTCGGGTCGAGCTACACCCGGGTGTTCGACTTCGTCGCCGGCGACGGGATGAGCGTGCTCGGCGGCAACTGCGTCGGCGGCGGGAGCGTGGTGTACTTCGCCGCGATGCCGCGGGCGCCGAAGTTCGTCTTCGACCGCCAGGGCAGCATCGGCCGCCGCATGTGGCCGGCGGAGATCAGCCGCGACTCGCTCGAGCCGTGGTACGACCGGGTCGACGAGTCGATCCCGGTGTCGCGCCAGGACTGGAACGACGTCAGCTACGCCGGTGGGCTGTGGGCCGCGGCCTGCAACCACTCGGGCCGCACGGCGAACCCGGCCCCGGTGGCGGTGGACAACGCCCGCTGCACCAACTGCAACTTCCAGATGGCCGGCTGCCGGTTCGACGCGAAGCGCTCGATGCTGACGAACTACCTGCCCGCCGCGCTGGCGCACGGCGCGCAGATCCGGCCGCTGCACGAGGTGGAGCGGCTGGAGCGGACCGAAGACGGCGGCTACCGCGTCCACTACGACCTGATCGACGAAGAGGACTACCGCATCCACAACGGTTCCGGCGTGATCGAGGCGAAGGTCGTCATCATCGCCGCCGGCGCCGGGGCGACGCCGGTGATCCTGCAGCGGTCAGAGGCGTCGCTGGGCCGGATGCCGCACGGGGTCGGCCGGTACTTCTCCGGCAACGGGGAGCGGCTCAACACGGCCATCATCGACGAGGACCGCGTGCGCGAGGTGCTCGGACTGTCCCGTGAGGACGGTGCCGTCTACGCCGCGAACCACATCGGCAAGGGCCCGACCGTGGCGAACTGGGACAAGCTCGACGGCTCGCTGCCCGAGTACGAGCGGTACTCGCTGGAGCAGCTGTACTTCCCGCCCGGGCTCGGCACGATCCTCGCGCAGGCGCCCGGTGGCGAGGAGCCGCGCTGGTTCGGCGCGGAGAAGAAGGAAATCCTCAAGCAGTGGTCGAACTGGCTGACGATCTTCCTGATGACCGAGGACGACAACGAAGGCGTCTTCGGCACCCCGCCGCCGACCGGGAACGCGTACCGGATCTCGCAGCAGATGCTCGGCCGCGGGCCGTTGCGCTACGACCCGACGCCGAACACCCTGCGCGGCTGGGCCCTGGCCGACGCCGACTGCAAGGCCATCATCGAGAAGGACGGCCTGGCGAAGGTCGCGCCGTGGACCAACGACGTCGTGGGCGCCTACACCGTGCACCCGCTGTCGTCGTGCCGCATCGGTGACGACGCGGCGACGTCCGCGCTGCACCCGAACCACGAGCTGCGCGATCACGCGGGCATCTTCGTCACCGACAGCGCTTCGGTTCCCGGCGCGCTGACGGTGAACCCCGCCATGACGATCGCCGCGCTCGCCGAGCGGTCCGTGCCCGGCATCGTCCGCGCCCTGAACGAGCGCGGTGTCGCCGTCACCTACGGCGCGCCCGCTCCCGACGGCTCCATCACCGGCCGGCGCGCGGTGTCCAAACTGGACCTCGTGGCCGGCAGCTGA